One Trichoderma asperellum chromosome 5, complete sequence genomic region harbors:
- a CDS encoding uncharacterized protein (EggNog:ENOG41), with translation MTADSTTTAGQNGSVNGSANGHTNGTPRTKICVYCGSSGGNDPEHMETARELARVMAENDIDLVYGGGTVGLMGEVAKTLCELKGPSAVHGIIPEALVKYERDGTYQTINMNNQYVPTESTYGHTTVVKDMHTRKKLMAEEVFSGGPGSGFLALSGGYGTVEELFETVTWNQLGIHKRGICLLNINGYWDGIVQWVDKAVEQGFVKLPNKDILVTATTAEDAILALMNYQVSEGTFKLEWGSQ, from the exons ATGACTGCTGATTCCACCACAACTGCTGGCCAGAATGGCTCTGTCAACGGCTCTGCCAACGGCCACACTAATGGAACGCCTCGCACCAAGATTTGCGTGTACTGTGGCTCCAGCGGCGGAAACGACCCCGAACACATGGAGACTGCCCGCGAGCTCGCCAGAGTAATGGCTGAGAACGACATCGATCTCG TATACGGTGGTGGCACCGTCGGCCTCATGGGCGAGGTCGCAAAGACGCTCTGCGAGCTCAAGGGCCCCTCCGCCGTCCACGGCATCATCCCCGAGGCCCTGGTCAAGTACGAGCGCGACGGCACCTACCAGACCATCAACATGAACAACCAGTACGTGCCCACCGAGTCGACCTACGGCCACACCACCGTCGTCAAGGACATGCACACCCGCAAGAAGCTCATGGCCGAGGAGGTCTTCAGCGGCGGCCCGGGCAGCGGCTTCCTCGCCCTCAGCGGCGGCTACGGCACCGTCGAGGAGCTCTTCGAGACCGTCACCTGGAACCAGCTGGGCATCCACAAGCGCGGCATCTGCCTGCTCAACATCAACGGCTACTGGGACGGCATCGTCCAGTGGGTCGACAAGGCCGTCGAGCAGGGCTTCGTCAAGCTCCCTAACAAGGACATTCTCGTGACGGCGACCACCGCCGAGGACGCCATCCTGGCCTTGATGAACTACCAGGTTTCCGAGGGCACTTTCAAGCTGGAATGGGGATCTCAATAA